A genomic segment from Dechloromonas denitrificans encodes:
- the cbiB gene encoding adenosylcobinamide-phosphate synthase CbiB encodes MNLSIDAFAMPLAALAAVLLDRVLGEPRRWHPLVGFGNLASMLEKKLNNRHISSGLLAWLLVVGPWVALAFWLRPFAPFAVDVALLYFALGAQSLAEHAEAVARPLREGRLDEARTRVSWMVSRETSQLDESGVAKAGVESVLENGNDAIFGTLFWFALLGGPGALLFRLANTLDAMWGYRTERYNLFGRFAARFDDLLNWLPARLTALTYALLGRTRNALACWKTQAPGWESPNAGPVMSAGAGSLGVLLGGAAMYHGQEEIRPPLGTGPAPLAADLGRAITLIQRSLWLWLAVFFMIGILHA; translated from the coding sequence ATGAACCTCAGCATCGACGCCTTTGCCATGCCGCTGGCCGCCCTCGCCGCTGTCCTGCTCGACCGTGTACTCGGCGAGCCACGGCGCTGGCATCCGCTGGTCGGCTTCGGCAATCTGGCGTCGATGCTGGAAAAGAAACTCAACAATCGACACATCTCCAGCGGCCTGCTCGCCTGGCTACTTGTTGTCGGACCATGGGTTGCACTGGCATTCTGGCTGCGGCCATTCGCGCCCTTTGCCGTCGATGTCGCCCTGCTCTACTTCGCCCTCGGCGCGCAAAGCCTGGCCGAACACGCCGAAGCCGTCGCCCGGCCGTTGCGCGAAGGCCGGCTGGACGAGGCGCGGACGCGGGTCAGCTGGATGGTTTCCCGTGAAACATCGCAACTCGACGAGTCCGGCGTCGCCAAGGCGGGCGTCGAATCGGTGCTTGAAAACGGCAACGACGCGATCTTTGGCACGCTGTTCTGGTTCGCCCTGCTCGGCGGGCCCGGCGCACTGCTCTTCCGGCTGGCCAACACGCTGGATGCGATGTGGGGCTACCGCACCGAACGCTACAACCTGTTCGGGCGCTTTGCGGCACGTTTCGACGATCTGCTCAACTGGCTGCCGGCCCGCCTGACCGCGCTGACCTACGCCCTGCTTGGCCGGACGCGCAATGCGCTGGCTTGCTGGAAAACCCAGGCGCCGGGCTGGGAAAGCCCGAACGCCGGGCCGGTCATGTCAGCCGGTGCCGGCAGCCTCGGCGTGCTGCTCGGCGGCGCGGCGATGTATCACGGCCAGGAAGAAATCCGCCCGCCGCTCGGCACCGGGCCGGCCCCGCTGGCCGCTGATCTTGGCCGGGCGATCACCCTGATCCAACGCAGCCTGTGGCTGTGGCTGGCCGTCTTTTTCATGATTGGAATCCTGCATGCTTGA
- the bluB gene encoding 5,6-dimethylbenzimidazole synthase, whose product MENQATPMAPAFSDADRAAVYQAIFNRRDVRGQFLPTPVPDDVLSRVLMAAHHAPSVGFMQPWNFLLVRSNEVKQRVHAIFDQANQEAARMFPDGKREIYSKLKLQGILEAPISLCITCDRTRTGPVVIGRTHIPTMDLYSSVCAVQNLWLAARAEGLGVGWVSIFNEAELQDALGIPHHIVPIAYLCIGYVSHFHDKPELEKAGWLPRLPIEDLVYFEQWGATDSGQNEPLTAALREMQADIQGPGIFPK is encoded by the coding sequence ATGGAAAACCAAGCCACACCAATGGCACCCGCCTTTTCCGATGCCGATCGGGCTGCCGTCTATCAAGCCATTTTCAATCGCCGCGACGTGCGTGGTCAGTTTTTGCCGACGCCGGTGCCGGACGATGTCCTGAGTCGCGTATTGATGGCAGCGCACCACGCCCCTTCGGTCGGTTTCATGCAGCCGTGGAACTTCCTGCTCGTGCGCTCCAACGAGGTCAAGCAACGCGTCCATGCCATCTTCGACCAGGCCAACCAGGAAGCGGCCCGAATGTTTCCGGACGGCAAGCGTGAGATCTACAGCAAGCTCAAGCTGCAAGGCATTCTCGAAGCGCCGATCAGCCTGTGCATCACCTGCGACCGGACGCGTACCGGGCCGGTCGTCATCGGTCGCACGCACATCCCGACGATGGATCTCTACAGCAGCGTCTGTGCCGTCCAGAATCTCTGGCTGGCCGCCCGTGCCGAGGGCCTGGGCGTCGGCTGGGTGAGCATTTTCAATGAAGCCGAACTGCAGGACGCGCTCGGCATTCCGCACCATATCGTGCCGATTGCCTACCTGTGCATCGGCTATGTCAGCCATTTCCACGACAAACCCGAACTGGAAAAAGCCGGCTGGCTACCGCGTTTGCCGATCGAGGATCTGGTCTATTTCGAGCAATGGGGAGCCACGGATTCCGGCCAGAACGAGCCGTTGACCGCAGCATTGCGTGAAATGCAGGCCGACATTCAAGGGCCAGGCATTTTCCCGAAATGA
- a CDS encoding cobyric acid synthase → MSCFSLMVQGTTSDAGKSTLVAALCRILKRRGINVAPFKPQNMALNSAVTVDGGEIGRAQALQALACGLLPHTDFNPVLLKPTTDKKSQVIIHGKVAMDLNARDYQEYKPRAMQAVLASWGRLTAQYDAVMVEGAGSPAEINLRARDIANMGFAEAVDCPVIIVADIDRGGVFAHLVGTLELLSPSEQNRVKGFVINRFRGDISLLESGLTWLEERTGKPVLGVLPYLHGLMLDAEDAIATAAVDGKKAARLKVIAPAYPRVSNHNDLDPLRLHPEVDFQWIGPGETPPAADLIVLPGSKAVRADIDWLRQQGWAAAIQKHLRYGGKVVGLCGGYQMLGRMIHDPLGLEGQPGSTPGLAALDLETTLETEKQLRNVSGHLALPGNPAMTGYEIHLGVTRGDALAQVAVQLADGRTDGAVSADNQVFATYCHGVFDHPEALTALLAWAGLQESGQVDFAARREADLDRLADSVEAALDWQKMATFLPL, encoded by the coding sequence ATGTCCTGCTTTTCACTGATGGTCCAGGGGACCACGTCGGATGCCGGTAAATCCACGCTGGTCGCGGCTTTATGCCGGATTCTCAAGCGTCGCGGGATCAATGTCGCGCCGTTCAAGCCGCAGAACATGGCGCTCAATTCGGCCGTCACCGTCGACGGTGGCGAAATCGGTCGGGCCCAGGCGCTGCAGGCGCTGGCTTGCGGCCTGTTGCCGCATACTGATTTCAACCCGGTGCTGCTCAAGCCGACGACCGACAAGAAGTCGCAGGTGATCATTCACGGCAAAGTCGCGATGGACCTCAATGCGCGCGACTACCAGGAATACAAGCCACGGGCGATGCAGGCCGTTTTGGCCTCCTGGGGGCGGTTGACCGCGCAATACGACGCGGTGATGGTCGAAGGCGCCGGATCGCCGGCCGAAATCAACCTGCGGGCGCGCGACATTGCCAACATGGGCTTTGCCGAAGCGGTCGATTGCCCGGTGATCATCGTCGCCGACATCGATCGTGGCGGCGTCTTCGCCCATCTGGTCGGGACCTTGGAACTGCTCTCGCCGTCCGAACAGAACCGGGTCAAGGGTTTCGTGATCAACCGTTTTCGCGGCGATATTTCGCTGCTGGAATCCGGCCTGACCTGGCTTGAAGAGCGTACCGGCAAGCCGGTGCTCGGCGTATTACCCTACTTGCACGGCCTGATGCTCGACGCGGAAGATGCGATTGCCACCGCTGCGGTCGACGGTAAAAAAGCGGCCCGTTTGAAAGTGATCGCGCCAGCTTATCCGCGTGTTTCGAATCACAACGATCTCGATCCGCTGCGCCTGCACCCGGAAGTCGATTTCCAATGGATCGGCCCGGGCGAAACGCCGCCGGCCGCCGATTTGATCGTCCTGCCCGGCTCCAAGGCGGTGCGTGCCGACATCGACTGGCTGCGCCAGCAGGGTTGGGCGGCGGCGATCCAGAAACACCTGCGTTACGGCGGCAAGGTCGTCGGCCTGTGCGGCGGCTACCAGATGCTCGGCCGGATGATTCACGATCCGCTCGGGCTGGAAGGCCAGCCGGGCAGCACGCCGGGGCTGGCGGCGCTCGATCTGGAAACGACGCTGGAAACCGAGAAACAGTTGCGCAATGTCAGCGGCCATCTTGCGTTGCCGGGCAATCCGGCCATGACCGGCTACGAAATTCACCTGGGCGTGACGCGCGGCGATGCTCTGGCTCAGGTCGCGGTGCAACTGGCCGATGGCCGGACGGATGGGGCGGTTTCAGCCGACAACCAGGTCTTTGCGACGTATTGCCACGGCGTTTTCGATCATCCCGAGGCGTTGACCGCGCTACTTGCCTGGGCCGGCTTGCAGGAAAGCGGGCAGGTCGATTTTGCCGCCCGGCGCGAAGCCGATCTCGACCGCTTGGCCGATTCAGTGGAAGCGGCGCTCGACTGGCAAAAAATGGCGACTTTCCTGCCGCTTTAA
- a CDS encoding response regulator, translating into MSDYSKKRFLVIDDQPLARDALRSIAQTVGAFAVEFASNYQDAIYRIRNNVPDIILCDYILGDGRSGQQLLEELRRFNLLPDETIFMMVTGEQSYEQVVSAVELVPDDYIIKPFSPDKLLLRLNRIVQKKDFFAAYYREKRQQEYQKALAILAAQRDSEAGRPYRFEILRQQAEVLLATGDSSSAETAYRRILENYDFPWARAGVARSLHQQNRLTEAREEIDRVVAGTPHFFDASDIKASICMAQGEHEEAQKVLDEVAKKTPRNYVRKRLLAEAATLNGDSEAARAAMADVIANDTMPGAVSADDQLTLARSYVDAGDLITAEKVLVGIRESELQNLSLNEQGSYASLLALASPDRGKKRFAGLRPALLATELSATVRLDVMRAALSVGDRELADRHTEELMSSPDAKKVFGSIRKHYALHGREMDFREIQRQVALKRIHHEEPKPAG; encoded by the coding sequence ATGAGCGATTACAGCAAAAAGCGTTTTCTCGTCATTGACGACCAGCCGCTGGCCCGCGACGCGCTGCGCAGCATCGCCCAGACGGTCGGTGCCTTCGCCGTCGAATTCGCCTCGAATTACCAGGATGCGATCTACCGCATTCGCAACAACGTACCGGACATCATCCTCTGCGACTACATCCTCGGCGACGGTCGCTCCGGCCAGCAATTGCTCGAAGAATTGCGCCGCTTCAACCTGCTGCCGGACGAAACCATCTTCATGATGGTGACCGGCGAACAATCCTACGAACAGGTGGTTTCTGCGGTTGAGCTGGTGCCCGACGACTACATCATCAAACCTTTTTCGCCCGACAAACTGCTCTTGCGGCTCAATCGGATTGTTCAGAAAAAGGATTTTTTCGCCGCTTATTACCGGGAAAAACGCCAGCAGGAATACCAAAAAGCACTGGCTATCCTGGCTGCGCAGCGCGATAGCGAAGCTGGCCGTCCCTACCGTTTCGAAATTCTTCGCCAGCAAGCCGAAGTGCTGCTCGCCACCGGCGATTCAAGCTCGGCCGAAACGGCTTATCGCCGGATTCTGGAAAATTACGATTTCCCCTGGGCCAGAGCCGGCGTGGCACGCTCGCTGCACCAGCAGAACCGGCTGACCGAAGCGCGCGAGGAAATTGATCGCGTTGTCGCCGGCACGCCACACTTCTTTGATGCCTCGGACATCAAGGCCAGCATCTGCATGGCCCAGGGCGAACACGAAGAAGCCCAGAAGGTGCTCGATGAAGTGGCCAAAAAAACCCCGCGCAACTATGTCCGCAAGCGCCTGCTGGCCGAAGCGGCAACGCTCAATGGCGACAGCGAGGCGGCTCGGGCGGCGATGGCCGATGTCATTGCCAACGACACCATGCCCGGCGCCGTTTCAGCCGACGACCAACTGACCCTGGCCCGCAGCTATGTCGATGCCGGCGACCTGATTACCGCCGAAAAAGTGCTGGTCGGCATTCGCGAATCGGAATTGCAGAACCTGAGCCTCAACGAACAGGGCAGCTACGCTTCACTGCTCGCGCTGGCCTCGCCGGATCGCGGCAAGAAACGCTTTGCCGGTCTTCGCCCGGCTTTGCTCGCCACCGAACTCAGCGCCACAGTGCGACTCGATGTGATGCGTGCCGCACTCTCGGTCGGCGATCGTGAGCTGGCCGACCGCCATACCGAAGAACTAATGAGCAGTCCGGATGCCAAAAAGGTGTTCGGCAGCATCCGCAAACATTACGCACTGCACGGCCGGGAAATGGATTTCCGCGAGATCCAGCGCCAGGTCGCGCTCAAGCGGATTCATCACGAAGAGCCCAAGCCGGCCGGCTGA
- a CDS encoding ATP-binding protein, giving the protein MQRLLDILASGIHDTKNQLFVAEALIAAREAEHRIDLGEARYAIEAAAERLSRTLASYRLLRHGAQLAIVPTIIGDLCAEVGLAQKAHLAANGITLSIDCQAPDAWPLDRDLMTDMLGNAVQNAGRFARSQVRLTASECSDGLHLLVEDDGPGFANFPPSSGTGLLLAERLARLHCRQERHGSLRLSNDSRLGGARFELFIP; this is encoded by the coding sequence ATGCAGCGCTTGCTCGACATTCTGGCCTCCGGCATCCATGACACCAAGAATCAGCTGTTCGTCGCCGAAGCGCTGATTGCCGCGCGCGAAGCCGAACACCGCATCGATCTCGGCGAGGCACGCTACGCCATTGAAGCGGCCGCCGAGCGCCTGTCGCGCACGCTCGCCAGCTATCGGCTGCTCCGCCACGGCGCCCAACTGGCCATCGTACCAACCATCATTGGCGATCTTTGTGCCGAAGTCGGGCTGGCCCAGAAAGCCCACCTTGCCGCCAACGGCATCACCCTGAGCATCGATTGCCAGGCACCAGATGCCTGGCCGCTGGACCGTGACCTGATGACCGACATGCTCGGCAACGCAGTCCAAAATGCCGGCCGCTTTGCCCGCAGCCAAGTGCGCCTGACCGCCAGCGAATGCAGCGATGGCCTGCATTTGTTGGTCGAAGACGACGGCCCCGGCTTTGCCAATTTTCCACCTTCCAGCGGGACCGGGCTGCTGCTGGCCGAACGGCTGGCCCGGCTGCACTGCCGGCAGGAGCGGCATGGCAGCTTGCGCCTGAGCAACGACAGCCGGCTGGGCGGCGCTCGTTTTGAGTTGTTCATTCCGTAG
- the cobU gene encoding bifunctional adenosylcobinamide kinase/adenosylcobinamide-phosphate guanylyltransferase → MKELILGGARSGKSVHAEKRAAESGLKVVYLATAEPRDGEMSRRIAHHRARRPAEWGCAEETLHLAQRLRELAAPDTCILVDCLTLWLSNLLFAGLAGTQAEAGQAIDCPLFDGETAGLIECLPGLPGRIILVSNEVGWGIVPMHPVSRLFADEQGRLNQRVAAVCDRVTLVAAGLPLSLK, encoded by the coding sequence ATGAAAGAACTCATTCTTGGTGGTGCCCGTTCGGGCAAAAGCGTTCACGCTGAAAAACGGGCAGCCGAATCCGGCCTCAAGGTCGTCTACCTGGCCACGGCCGAACCCCGCGACGGCGAAATGTCGCGCCGCATCGCCCATCACCGCGCCCGCCGCCCGGCCGAATGGGGCTGTGCCGAAGAAACTCTTCACCTGGCGCAACGTTTGCGCGAACTGGCCGCGCCGGACACCTGCATCCTGGTCGACTGCCTGACCCTATGGCTTTCCAACCTGCTTTTTGCCGGCCTGGCCGGCACCCAGGCCGAAGCCGGCCAGGCCATCGACTGTCCGCTGTTCGACGGCGAGACGGCCGGCCTGATCGAATGCCTGCCGGGCCTGCCCGGACGCATCATCCTCGTCTCCAACGAAGTCGGCTGGGGCATCGTGCCGATGCATCCGGTTTCCCGACTGTTCGCCGATGAACAGGGACGCCTCAACCAACGCGTCGCCGCTGTTTGCGACCGCGTCACACTGGTTGCAGCCGGACTGCCACTATCACTGAAGTAG
- the cobT gene encoding nicotinate-nucleotide--dimethylbenzimidazole phosphoribosyltransferase: MHSKFNITRPDQGLAVTLQHKIDQKTKPLGALGQLETLARKIGLIQHSLTPQLTQPQMLVFAGDHGAAKAGVSAFPQEVTWQMVENFLAGGAAINVFSRQNGMALSVVDAGVAHEFGRRPGLIDAKVAAGTASYIDEPAMTLAQCEVAIASGAEIVRGLAAGGCNVVGFGEMGIGNTASASLITHCLTGVSLAEAVGRGTGLDDAGLVRKQALLDKALSRYRATGGSDEALAVLAEFGGFEIAMMVGAMLAAAEAKMVLLIDGFIVSSAALTAAKLFPALTDYCIFCHRSAEPGHQAQLRAMQAEPLLDLGLRLGEGTGAALAYPLVRAALAFLNEMASFESAGVSEQE, from the coding sequence ATGCATTCAAAATTCAATATCACTCGCCCCGACCAGGGGCTGGCCGTTACGCTGCAACACAAAATCGACCAGAAAACCAAGCCGCTTGGCGCGCTTGGCCAGCTTGAAACGCTTGCCAGGAAAATCGGGCTGATCCAGCACAGCCTGACGCCGCAGCTCACGCAGCCGCAGATGCTGGTTTTTGCCGGCGACCATGGTGCGGCCAAGGCCGGTGTGTCAGCTTTCCCGCAGGAAGTGACCTGGCAGATGGTGGAAAATTTCCTGGCCGGCGGTGCGGCGATCAATGTTTTCTCCCGCCAGAACGGTATGGCGCTTTCCGTGGTCGACGCGGGGGTGGCCCATGAATTCGGTCGTCGTCCGGGTCTGATCGACGCCAAGGTCGCCGCTGGAACGGCCAGCTACATCGATGAGCCGGCAATGACCCTGGCGCAATGCGAAGTGGCGATTGCCAGCGGCGCCGAGATCGTGCGCGGTCTGGCGGCGGGCGGTTGCAATGTTGTTGGCTTCGGCGAAATGGGGATCGGCAACACGGCATCGGCGTCGCTGATTACACATTGTCTGACCGGGGTTTCGCTGGCCGAGGCGGTTGGCCGCGGCACCGGGCTGGACGATGCCGGCCTGGTTCGTAAACAGGCTTTGCTGGATAAGGCGTTGAGTCGTTACCGGGCCACCGGAGGCAGCGATGAAGCGCTCGCCGTGCTGGCCGAATTCGGGGGTTTCGAGATCGCCATGATGGTTGGCGCCATGCTGGCGGCGGCGGAAGCCAAAATGGTGTTGCTGATCGACGGCTTTATTGTCAGTTCGGCCGCGTTGACCGCAGCAAAGCTTTTCCCGGCATTGACCGATTACTGCATTTTCTGCCATCGCTCGGCCGAGCCAGGGCATCAGGCCCAACTGCGCGCAATGCAGGCCGAGCCTCTGCTTGATCTCGGCTTGCGGCTCGGCGAAGGTACCGGAGCGGCGCTGGCTTATCCGCTGGTCCGTGCGGCGCTGGCTTTCCTCAATGAAATGGCCAGTTTCGAGTCGGCCGGCGTGTCCGAGCAGGAATAA
- a CDS encoding adenosylcobinamide-GDP ribazoletransferase encodes MLKRELEYFFGAIRFFTRLPVPGWVGHSAEALNSAARYFPAVGLLVGGIGALVYLGAAWLWPKPVAVLLSMAATIYATGAFHEDGLSDTADGLGGGWEKQRILEIMKDSRVGSYGVVALVLALSGKFTLLVALDEALLPWVLLAGHAVSRFCATSLLACMDYVRDDALSKARPLANRLSWPAWLMAAGFALLPLAGLPPVKAVAGCLLAALMTAWLSRLFMRWLGGYTGDCLGATQQLSEIAFYLGVLALLPV; translated from the coding sequence ATGTTGAAGCGTGAGCTGGAATATTTTTTCGGGGCTATCCGTTTTTTCACCCGGCTGCCGGTACCCGGCTGGGTTGGGCATTCGGCCGAGGCACTGAATTCAGCCGCGCGCTATTTCCCTGCCGTCGGCCTGCTGGTCGGCGGTATCGGGGCGCTGGTTTATCTCGGGGCGGCCTGGCTCTGGCCCAAGCCGGTGGCTGTCCTGCTATCGATGGCGGCGACGATTTATGCGACCGGGGCTTTTCACGAAGATGGCCTGTCCGATACGGCCGATGGCCTGGGCGGCGGTTGGGAAAAGCAGCGCATTCTTGAAATCATGAAGGATTCGCGGGTCGGAAGTTATGGCGTGGTAGCGCTGGTCCTGGCCTTGTCCGGCAAGTTCACCTTGCTGGTCGCGCTGGACGAAGCCCTGCTGCCTTGGGTGCTGCTCGCCGGGCATGCCGTTTCACGCTTTTGCGCAACGTCCTTGCTGGCGTGCATGGATTATGTCCGCGACGATGCGCTTTCCAAGGCCAGGCCGCTGGCCAATCGTCTTTCCTGGCCGGCCTGGCTGATGGCCGCGGGGTTTGCCTTGCTGCCTTTGGCCGGGCTGCCGCCGGTCAAGGCGGTGGCCGGGTGTTTGCTCGCTGCACTGATGACGGCTTGGCTGTCACGGCTTTTCATGCGCTGGCTGGGCGGTTATACCGGCGACTGTCTCGGCGCCACCCAGCAGTTGAGTGAAATTGCGTTCTATCTTGGCGTGCTGGCATTGTTGCCGGTCTGA
- a CDS encoding bacteriohemerythrin, with protein MSVGQPRLDYDHKLFIGFFNEMMAHADADVHSEFISGFLDKFMRYVGAHFVEEERYMTDIAYPGAEEHRRLHNETVEQLTHIFELTILGEQRAVSMLVDFIVQGYEHHLLVEDRKLAEFVRLRARPIRYA; from the coding sequence ATGAGCGTCGGGCAGCCGCGTCTGGATTATGACCACAAGCTGTTCATCGGTTTCTTCAATGAAATGATGGCGCACGCCGATGCCGACGTTCATTCGGAATTCATCTCCGGTTTTCTCGACAAATTCATGCGCTATGTAGGCGCTCATTTTGTTGAGGAAGAACGCTATATGACCGATATTGCGTATCCCGGCGCCGAGGAGCATCGCCGTTTGCATAATGAAACGGTCGAGCAGCTGACGCATATTTTCGAACTGACCATTCTTGGCGAGCAGCGCGCCGTCAGCATGCTGGTCGACTTCATCGTCCAGGGTTACGAACATCACTTGCTGGTCGAGGATCGCAAACTGGCCGAATTTGTTCGCCTCCGCGCGCGGCCGATTCGCTACGCCTGA
- the cobC gene encoding alpha-ribazole phosphatase family protein, producing the protein MILHLVRHPRPRVEAGICYGQLDLAAENVEAAACALRPRLPSGLPVWSSPLQRCRHLAEALHPSPRLDARLAEINFGDWEGRPWDAIPRQQIDAWASDVAHFVPPGGESPFMLQQRALDFVAGLDVPEAVLVTHAGVIRVLLAHWRNLSPERWSELVFDYGSLTTVELAR; encoded by the coding sequence ATGATTCTTCACCTTGTTCGTCATCCGCGGCCACGGGTCGAGGCCGGTATTTGCTACGGTCAACTCGATCTGGCAGCCGAAAATGTCGAGGCCGCCGCGTGCGCCTTGCGTCCTCGCCTGCCGTCCGGCTTGCCTGTGTGGAGCAGTCCCTTGCAGCGTTGCCGGCATCTGGCCGAGGCCCTGCATCCTTCGCCCCGGCTTGATGCCCGTCTGGCGGAAATCAATTTTGGCGATTGGGAAGGTCGACCGTGGGATGCCATTCCGCGTCAGCAGATCGACGCCTGGGCGAGCGATGTCGCGCATTTCGTGCCGCCTGGCGGCGAGTCGCCGTTCATGCTGCAGCAACGGGCACTCGATTTCGTGGCCGGGCTGGACGTGCCGGAAGCGGTGCTTGTCACGCACGCCGGGGTGATCCGGGTGTTGCTGGCACATTGGCGGAATTTGTCGCCGGAACGCTGGAGCGAACTGGTTTTTGACTACGGATCGCTGACGACGGTCGAGCTAGCCCGGTAA
- the rfaQ gene encoding putative lipopolysaccharide heptosyltransferase III, whose amino-acid sequence MQIFNPLGDAVPLGEVRRVLVIKLRHHGDVLVSSPVFSVLKAHAPQVEIDALVYADTAEMVTLHPAIAQVHTIDRKWKKLGIVGQSKAELALYNALKSRGYDLVIHLTEHWRGAWLCRLLKPRWSVGPSVGGRSKRWKQSFTHLQTAPRNAFRHMVEANLDALRRIGIQPTPEERRMCLVPGPTAEASVAAHLQGFGLNGGDFIHIHPASRWFFKCWPVERMVALISRLQAEGHAVVLTAAPSKDEQAMLDAIQAALEKPAFSLSGVLSLKELAALTQSAKLFIGVDSAPMHIAAAVGTPTVALFGPSGDKQWGPWGIPFRVVSSTQHPCRPCGIDGCGGGKLSDCLVSLGVDEVLAAAHELLAL is encoded by the coding sequence ATGCAAATATTCAATCCTCTGGGCGATGCCGTGCCGCTCGGCGAAGTTCGCCGGGTGCTGGTCATCAAGCTGCGCCATCACGGCGATGTGCTGGTCAGTTCGCCAGTGTTTTCGGTGCTCAAGGCGCATGCGCCGCAAGTCGAGATCGATGCGCTGGTTTATGCCGACACGGCCGAGATGGTGACTTTGCATCCGGCAATTGCGCAGGTTCACACCATCGACCGCAAATGGAAGAAACTCGGTATCGTCGGCCAGAGCAAGGCTGAACTGGCGCTCTACAACGCGCTCAAGTCCCGTGGTTACGACCTGGTCATCCACCTGACCGAACATTGGCGTGGGGCCTGGCTGTGCCGCCTGCTCAAGCCGCGCTGGTCGGTCGGGCCGTCGGTCGGTGGCCGGAGCAAGCGCTGGAAGCAGAGCTTTACGCATCTCCAGACTGCGCCGCGCAATGCTTTCCGGCACATGGTCGAGGCCAATCTCGACGCGCTGCGCCGGATCGGCATTCAGCCGACGCCTGAAGAACGGCGCATGTGCCTGGTTCCGGGGCCGACGGCCGAAGCCAGTGTGGCGGCGCATTTGCAGGGATTCGGCCTGAATGGCGGTGATTTCATCCACATTCACCCGGCCTCGCGCTGGTTTTTCAAATGCTGGCCGGTTGAGCGCATGGTTGCGCTGATCAGCCGCCTGCAGGCCGAAGGTCATGCGGTGGTGCTGACGGCAGCGCCAAGCAAGGATGAACAGGCCATGCTCGATGCGATCCAGGCCGCGCTGGAAAAGCCGGCTTTCAGCCTGTCCGGCGTGCTTTCGCTCAAGGAACTGGCGGCGTTGACCCAGTCGGCAAAGCTGTTTATCGGCGTCGACTCGGCGCCGATGCATATCGCTGCGGCCGTAGGCACACCAACCGTCGCGCTGTTCGGTCCTTCCGGTGACAAGCAGTGGGGGCCGTGGGGCATTCCCTTCCGCGTTGTCAGCAGTACCCAGCATCCCTGCCGGCCTTGCGGTATCGACGGTTGTGGCGGCGGCAAGCTCAGCGATTGCCTGGTCAGCCTGGGGGTGGATGAAGTACTGGCGGCGGCTCACGAGTTGCTCGCGCTGTGA